One stretch of Sulfurimonas sp. C5 DNA includes these proteins:
- the thrB gene encoding homoserine kinase gives MIISVPATSANLGPGFDSLGLAVDLRNRVEFHPSKFFSVSIKGEGENNARLKGNNLFVSIFNEHYSRLTNKKQNFKFTFYNSIPMSRGLGSSSAVIVSAIASAHEAANIRVSKRRILNHALVYEPHPDNITPAVMGGFNVATIEKNKVFSQKKHLPDYLKAVVVIPNKQMNTSKSRTILPKSYSKENAVFNLSHTALTVAAFFNEDWEMLKLAAQDRFHQKARMKTLPELFSVQKVAYESGALMSTLSGSGSTFFSLAYDDDAAMIANRLKQKFPEFAVKILDFDNSGLIIER, from the coding sequence GTGATAATAAGTGTACCGGCTACATCTGCAAACTTAGGACCTGGATTTGACTCTTTAGGTCTTGCAGTGGATTTAAGAAATAGAGTTGAGTTTCATCCGTCAAAATTTTTCAGTGTAAGTATAAAAGGTGAGGGTGAAAATAATGCACGTCTAAAGGGGAATAACCTTTTCGTAAGTATTTTTAACGAACATTACTCAAGACTGACAAATAAAAAACAAAACTTCAAGTTTACTTTTTATAATTCTATCCCTATGTCTAGAGGTCTTGGAAGTTCGTCAGCGGTAATTGTGAGTGCTATTGCTTCTGCGCATGAAGCTGCAAATATAAGAGTTTCAAAGCGTCGTATTTTAAACCATGCACTTGTGTATGAACCGCATCCAGACAACATTACACCTGCAGTAATGGGTGGATTTAATGTTGCTACAATTGAGAAGAATAAGGTGTTCTCACAAAAGAAACATCTTCCAGATTATCTTAAAGCCGTAGTGGTTATTCCAAATAAACAGATGAATACATCAAAATCTCGTACGATACTTCCAAAGTCGTATTCTAAAGAGAATGCAGTGTTTAACCTTTCTCATACGGCACTTACGGTTGCTGCATTTTTCAATGAAGATTGGGAGATGCTAAAACTTGCAGCGCAAGACAGGTTCCATCAAAAAGCGAGAATGAAGACATTACCTGAGCTTTTTTCGGTACAGAAAGTTGCTTATGAAAGCGGTGCGTTAATGAGTACACTTTCAGGAAGTGGAAGTACGTTTTTTTCACTTGCTTATGATGATGATGCGGCAATGATTGCAAACCGCCTGAAACAAAAATTTCCTGAGTTTGCAGTTAAAATTTTAGATTTTGATAATAGCGGTTTAATTATCGAAAGATAA
- a CDS encoding dihydroneopterin aldolase: MKIYVEDLRFQCIIGILDFERTTPQDVIINVEIEYDFSDNFINYAEVAQIIKKLMIEEKFLLLEDAIATISQKLKENFSQINTLQLKITKPSILPDCKVSVEDFHSFKS; the protein is encoded by the coding sequence TTGAAGATCTATGTTGAGGATTTAAGATTTCAATGTATTATTGGAATCTTAGATTTTGAAAGAACAACTCCGCAGGATGTAATCATCAATGTAGAGATAGAATATGATTTCTCAGACAACTTTATCAACTATGCAGAGGTTGCTCAAATCATCAAAAAACTGATGATTGAAGAAAAATTTCTACTTTTAGAGGATGCTATCGCAACAATTTCGCAAAAGTTAAAAGAAAATTTTTCACAAATCAACACCTTACAACTTAAAATCACAAAACCCTCTATTTTACCCGACTGCAAGGTTAGTGTAGAGGATTTCCATTCTTTCAAATCTTAA
- the lpxC gene encoding UDP-3-O-acyl-N-acetylglucosamine deacetylase, which yields MYQTTIKKSVELVGIGLHKGSPVKLRLEPLEAESGIVFYRSDVDVSIPLIPENVVDTKMATVIGKDGYVISTIEHLLSAVYAYGIDNLRVVVDADEVPVMDGSSASYCMLLDEAEVVELNKPKRIMRIKKEIEVKEGDKYVKLSPAKDLSYDFTIKFPHPVIQEQTYVLKFTKQSYKEEISRARTFGFLHEVQYLRSKGLALGGSLENAVVLDEKKILNPEGLRYDDEFVRHKILDAIGDMSLIGMNFIGNYEAFAGSHDLNHKLTMELLKDPENYEVIELVGEELRELEKAYA from the coding sequence ATGTATCAAACAACTATAAAAAAGAGTGTAGAGCTTGTAGGGATAGGACTACATAAAGGTTCACCTGTAAAACTGAGACTTGAACCTTTAGAAGCTGAAAGCGGAATAGTTTTTTATAGAAGTGATGTTGATGTTTCAATTCCTCTTATTCCTGAAAATGTTGTAGATACAAAAATGGCTACAGTAATAGGAAAAGACGGTTATGTAATCTCAACTATTGAACATCTTCTTTCAGCCGTATATGCATATGGAATAGACAATTTAAGAGTTGTCGTTGATGCCGATGAAGTTCCGGTAATGGACGGAAGCAGTGCAAGTTATTGTATGCTTTTAGATGAAGCGGAAGTAGTTGAACTAAATAAGCCTAAGCGAATTATGAGAATCAAAAAAGAGATAGAAGTGAAAGAGGGTGATAAGTATGTAAAACTTTCACCTGCTAAAGATCTCAGTTATGATTTTACTATTAAGTTTCCGCATCCTGTAATTCAAGAACAGACATATGTATTAAAGTTTACAAAGCAGTCATACAAAGAAGAGATCTCTCGTGCTAGAACTTTTGGATTTTTACATGAAGTGCAGTATCTTAGATCAAAAGGTCTAGCTCTTGGTGGTAGTTTAGAAAATGCCGTGGTACTTGATGAAAAGAAAATTCTTAATCCTGAAGGATTACGTTACGATGATGAATTTGTACGCCATAAAATCTTGGATGCTATCGGTGATATGAGCTTAATAGGTATGAATTTTATCGGTAACTATGAAGCTTTCGCAGGAAGCCATGATTTGAATCATAAACTTACTATGGAACTGCTAAAAGATCCGGAAAATTATGAAGTGATTGAACTTGTAGGCGAAGAGTTAAGAGAGTTAGAAAAAGCGTATGCGTAA
- the nadC gene encoding carboxylating nicotinate-nucleotide diphosphorylase, which produces MIKEFVKAALAEDVGRGDLYALVEPSVPTKADIIAKCDGIFAGAKYIDVLAKEENLDVIWGKKDGESFVKGDVIAIVKGASHDVLKTERTLLDLALHASSIATLTNKYAKIIAPYGVRLLDTRKTRPMLRVFEKYATRCGGATNHRMGLDDSLMIKDTHLKTIDNLAEYIQKARQVIPFTAKIEVEAETFAIAKMAFEANADIVMCDNMTPEQVEEVVAYRNENYPHILLEASGNISLETIESYAKTGVDAISSGSLIHQANWIDLSMKIS; this is translated from the coding sequence ATGATTAAAGAGTTTGTAAAAGCAGCACTGGCTGAAGATGTTGGACGTGGAGATTTATATGCATTAGTAGAGCCTAGTGTCCCTACAAAAGCGGATATCATTGCTAAATGTGACGGTATATTTGCAGGTGCAAAATATATCGACGTATTGGCAAAAGAAGAAAACCTTGATGTTATCTGGGGTAAAAAAGATGGTGAGAGTTTTGTAAAAGGAGATGTGATTGCAATCGTCAAAGGTGCATCACACGATGTTTTAAAAACTGAGCGTACACTTTTAGATCTAGCCTTACATGCAAGCTCTATTGCTACTCTTACAAACAAATATGCAAAAATTATTGCTCCTTATGGTGTAAGACTTTTAGATACGAGAAAAACAAGACCGATGCTTAGAGTGTTCGAGAAATATGCGACACGTTGCGGCGGGGCTACAAACCATAGAATGGGACTTGATGACTCTTTAATGATCAAAGATACTCATTTAAAAACTATTGATAATCTAGCAGAATATATTCAAAAAGCACGTCAAGTTATTCCTTTTACTGCTAAAATTGAGGTAGAGGCTGAAACTTTTGCTATTGCGAAAATGGCTTTTGAGGCAAATGCAGATATCGTTATGTGTGATAATATGACCCCTGAACAGGTAGAGGAAGTTGTTGCTTACCGTAATGAAAACTATCCGCATATCTTGCTTGAAGCGAGCGGTAATATCTCTTTAGAGACAATTGAATCGTATGCAAAAACAGGTGTAGATGCGATTAGTTCAGGCTCACTTATCCATCAAGCAAACTGGATAGATTTGTCTATGAAAATTTCATAA
- a CDS encoding M23 family metallopeptidase — protein MRRKNNSSFLTLFLMLMLVGGSLYVYFSSTFERVAPQVTLNTNGFWNLKEPLHLKISDDSGIKSYKIYMKSSKGLQQLQYEQLLSPMNSIDLEVEPPKGMYALKDKQIQIIVEASDTSKWNMLNGNTAIQEYSLTIDKKRPSVSIINNSYKISRGGSALVIFSVNDENLEEFYVLGNNGKKFKAQPFYKEGYYIALLAWPVIDENFKATVIAKDSAGNVTKTYVPLYLKDKIYKLSKINLSDKFLKGKIYDLSEEFEETQGVDGSLEQFKIINEDVRAKNEKLIHEITSKVSDEMISDFKMKKMYPLQNGEVVAHFGDHRKYYYDNQFVSEAYHLGLDLASYAMAPIKTQNGGDVVFTDYNGLYGNMPIIAHGLGLYTLYGHCSSIDASLGEHLPKNTKIANTGKSGYAMGDHLHFGVLVQGIEVRPQEWMDDQWIKLNISDIIKEAKKIIDKR, from the coding sequence TTGAGAAGAAAAAATAATTCGTCGTTTTTAACACTATTTTTAATGTTGATGCTTGTAGGTGGAAGTTTATATGTTTATTTTTCATCTACTTTTGAAAGAGTAGCACCACAAGTAACACTTAATACGAATGGTTTTTGGAATTTAAAAGAGCCGTTACACTTGAAAATAAGCGATGATAGTGGTATTAAGTCTTATAAAATATACATGAAAAGTTCAAAAGGTTTACAACAACTGCAATATGAACAGCTTCTCTCTCCTATGAATTCTATTGATTTAGAAGTTGAACCGCCAAAAGGGATGTATGCATTAAAAGACAAGCAGATCCAAATAATCGTTGAAGCAAGTGACACAAGTAAATGGAATATGTTAAACGGAAATACGGCAATACAAGAATATTCTCTAACAATCGATAAAAAGCGTCCAAGCGTAAGTATTATTAATAATTCATATAAAATTTCTAGAGGTGGTTCCGCACTTGTAATCTTTAGCGTAAATGATGAAAATTTAGAGGAGTTTTATGTTTTAGGAAATAACGGAAAAAAATTTAAAGCGCAGCCTTTTTATAAAGAGGGATATTACATCGCTCTTCTTGCTTGGCCTGTAATAGATGAAAACTTCAAAGCTACGGTTATTGCAAAAGATAGTGCAGGGAACGTAACAAAAACATATGTACCGTTATATTTAAAAGATAAAATTTATAAACTTTCAAAAATCAACCTTTCAGATAAGTTTTTAAAAGGAAAAATTTATGATTTGTCTGAAGAATTTGAAGAGACACAAGGTGTTGACGGCTCATTAGAACAATTTAAAATTATTAACGAAGATGTTCGTGCAAAAAATGAAAAACTGATTCATGAAATTACGTCAAAAGTTTCAGATGAGATGATCAGTGATTTTAAAATGAAAAAAATGTATCCTCTTCAAAATGGAGAAGTTGTAGCGCATTTTGGAGATCATAGAAAATATTATTATGACAACCAGTTTGTAAGTGAAGCGTATCATTTAGGACTTGACCTTGCAAGTTATGCAATGGCACCGATAAAGACACAAAACGGTGGGGATGTAGTATTCACTGACTATAACGGACTTTATGGAAATATGCCGATTATTGCTCACGGATTGGGACTTTACACATTATATGGACACTGTTCTAGCATTGATGCAAGTCTCGGAGAACATCTACCGAAAAACACGAAAATAGCAAATACGGGTAAAAGCGGTTATGCAATGGGTGATCACTTACATTTTGGTGTTTTAGTTCAGGGAATTGAAGTTCGCCCGCAAGAATGGATGGATGATCAGTGGATTAAACTCAATATTAGTGATATAATTAAAGAAGCTAAAAAAATAATAGATAAAAGATAA
- the nadA gene encoding quinolinate synthase NadA, whose translation MKLSNEELKQEIQRLKDKLSVTVVAHFYQRDEVFEIADITGDSLELAMRTQADDAEFVLFCGVGFMGQSVKVLSPQKRVVMPKIACCAMARMIDSLYYDESVKFLNDHGIASENILPITYINSNADVKAKVGEMGGMVCTSSNAKKIITTALKEGKKILFVPDRCLGQNIANQMGLKSMVIGQGGDPKEADIICYDGFCSVHQLFTVEDIEFYRKKYPGIKIATHPECDPAICEASDFVGSTSQLIKYITELPEDQKVAVGTEFNMVNRLRPKNTYILSSTKPECPTMNETTLEDVYLTLKSIEEGEPMNEIQVDESTQKWAKIALERMLAL comes from the coding sequence TTGAAATTAAGTAACGAAGAATTAAAACAAGAGATTCAAAGATTAAAAGATAAGTTGAGTGTTACGGTAGTAGCACACTTTTATCAACGTGATGAAGTTTTTGAAATAGCTGACATTACTGGGGATTCACTTGAACTTGCCATGAGAACACAAGCCGATGATGCTGAATTTGTACTTTTTTGCGGTGTTGGTTTTATGGGACAAAGTGTAAAAGTTTTAAGTCCTCAGAAACGTGTAGTAATGCCTAAAATTGCATGTTGTGCAATGGCTAGAATGATTGACTCACTATATTATGATGAATCTGTAAAATTTTTAAATGATCACGGAATTGCAAGCGAAAATATTTTACCTATTACATATATCAATTCAAATGCAGATGTAAAAGCAAAAGTCGGTGAAATGGGCGGTATGGTATGTACAAGCTCAAACGCAAAGAAAATTATTACAACCGCTTTAAAAGAGGGTAAAAAGATTTTATTTGTACCTGATCGTTGTTTAGGTCAAAACATAGCAAACCAAATGGGTCTTAAATCTATGGTAATCGGTCAAGGCGGTGATCCTAAAGAAGCGGATATTATCTGTTATGACGGTTTTTGTTCTGTACACCAGCTCTTTACTGTTGAAGATATTGAATTCTATAGAAAAAAATATCCGGGAATCAAAATTGCGACACACCCTGAGTGTGATCCTGCTATTTGTGAAGCAAGTGATTTTGTAGGTTCAACTTCACAGCTTATTAAATACATTACAGAACTTCCAGAAGATCAAAAAGTGGCAGTAGGAACTGAGTTTAACATGGTAAACCGTTTACGTCCTAAAAATACGTATATCTTAAGTTCTACAAAACCTGAGTGTCCTACGATGAATGAAACAACTTTAGAGGATGTGTATCTAACACTTAAATCGATTGAAGAGGGTGAGCCTATGAATGAGATTCAAGTCGATGAATCAACACAAAAATGGGCAAAAATTGCATTAGAGAGAATGTTGGCATTATGA
- the flhB gene encoding flagellar biosynthesis protein FlhB, which translates to MADDQEKTEEPTPKKIEDARKEGNVPKSQDASGVVTLFVAILATLMLFPFITKHMLLLFKYYFSLIGTPVDKLFVMDIVVVSIKEILLMIMPLALAVALAGIVAAFAQFGFLFTTKAIVPDIKKVDPIKGMKNLFSLKKMIEGTKITLKSFTTLGVGFVFFFYFILELPTVALFGLGEQLAWLKDKTIIISLVMLLIIFVFAIIDVVIVRKQYFDGLKMSKQEIKDEMKNMEGDPLVKSKIRQIQMETARRRMMAEVPHADVVITNPTHYAVAIKYEQEKHHAPIVIAKGVDNIAQQIKKIARENDVHIVQNPPLARSLYSDVNIDQPIPETLFAAVAEVLAYVYKVNRK; encoded by the coding sequence ATGGCTGACGATCAGGAAAAGACCGAAGAACCCACCCCCAAGAAGATAGAGGATGCCAGAAAAGAGGGCAATGTTCCGAAATCTCAAGATGCTTCAGGTGTAGTAACGCTATTTGTAGCCATTTTAGCTACACTGATGCTCTTTCCTTTTATAACTAAGCATATGCTTTTATTATTCAAATATTACTTTTCACTTATTGGCACGCCTGTTGATAAACTGTTTGTTATGGATATAGTTGTGGTCTCTATTAAAGAGATTTTACTTATGATTATGCCTCTGGCTCTTGCAGTTGCACTAGCAGGTATTGTTGCTGCATTTGCACAATTTGGATTTTTATTTACGACAAAAGCAATAGTTCCCGATATTAAAAAAGTTGATCCCATCAAAGGGATGAAAAATCTTTTTTCTTTGAAAAAAATGATTGAAGGAACTAAGATAACGCTAAAGTCTTTTACCACTTTGGGTGTAGGGTTTGTTTTTTTCTTTTACTTTATTCTAGAACTACCAACTGTAGCTCTTTTTGGACTCGGTGAACAGCTGGCATGGTTGAAAGACAAGACTATTATCATCTCTTTAGTAATGTTGTTGATTATCTTTGTATTTGCGATTATTGATGTTGTAATTGTGAGAAAACAATATTTTGACGGACTAAAAATGTCTAAACAAGAGATTAAAGACGAGATGAAAAACATGGAAGGAGATCCTCTTGTCAAGTCTAAAATCAGACAGATTCAGATGGAAACGGCACGTCGCAGAATGATGGCTGAAGTACCACATGCAGATGTTGTTATCACCAATCCGACACACTATGCAGTTGCAATCAAATATGAACAAGAAAAACATCATGCTCCAATCGTTATAGCAAAAGGGGTAGACAATATTGCACAGCAAATCAAAAAGATTGCACGTGAAAATGACGTGCATATTGTACAAAATCCGCCGCTTGCCCGCTCTTTATACAGTGATGTAAATATTGACCAGCCGATTCCTGAAACATTGTTCGCCGCTGTTGCAGAAGTTCTTGCGTATGTTTATAAAGTCAATAGAAAATAG
- the infB gene encoding translation initiation factor IF-2, whose translation MSEKVRVHEIAKELGITSKDVIEKATKIGVDVKSAQSVVTMEEAENLANFIMNGEPADEQVKPEKKVKAKKTDKQEETPKVEEKPQTKDSNDSEKKEEQTSKVQEVEKEPTAKNVEEKADNSPKIKTAVKKSGLKIVKKKKTPKEEIVTEAPAKSEGVVSSYGKISAEVLEELAHKKKAKEKSVPAMKKEQGTKLDVDIFGGSMSDVSLDMDDQVELLDLNATERKEMIDDEPKKPKQPKPIGRNANKKQAPKGRKVSRDKRKKYTKEKPVDEVVTHVEIPEDIRVYEFAEKLKRPMSDIIKVLFDLGMMMTKNDFLGADEIEILSEEFGVEVTVTDPKDEFNYVDETEVTEEDPNAQERPPIITIMGHVDHGKTSLLDAIREAKVTEDEAGGITQHIGAYTISQHGKEITFIDTPGHAAFGAMRQRGTDITDIIIIVVAADDGVKPQTEEVIKIAKDSGAPIIVAMNKMDKETANPDMVKAQMAERGISPVDWGGDIEFVPLSAKSGMGIDDLLENILLTAEILELRANPNADAKAAVVESSLEKGRGAVATVIVQNGTLKVGDNVVCGSSYGRVKALMNENGKQIKAVPPSHTAVVVGLNEVPSAGEIMMKMKNDKEAKAYAQKRYEYDRHKELSKSTKSTLEDMTSMIAEGRLKSLKVVLKTDVHGSLEAIKSSLSELRNEEVKIDVISSGVGGITENDVELVAGSENCVLLGFNVRPTGSVRALAKQRNVDIRTYSIIYQLLDDMTGMLTGMMAPKFTEENTGQAEVRDVFKSPKGMVAGCVVEDGKLIRGGLVRVIRNGVVAFEGELVSLRRFKDDVEEVGNGYECGVIISNYDDVQVGDVIETFKKVEQEVSL comes from the coding sequence ATGAGTGAAAAAGTTAGAGTACATGAAATTGCGAAAGAACTGGGGATTACTTCTAAAGACGTTATAGAAAAAGCTACAAAGATAGGTGTTGATGTTAAATCTGCGCAAAGTGTAGTAACAATGGAAGAAGCTGAAAACTTAGCGAACTTCATTATGAACGGTGAACCTGCAGATGAACAAGTAAAACCTGAGAAAAAAGTAAAAGCAAAAAAAACAGATAAACAAGAAGAAACTCCTAAAGTAGAAGAAAAACCACAGACAAAAGACTCTAATGACTCTGAAAAGAAAGAGGAACAAACTTCTAAAGTACAAGAAGTAGAAAAAGAGCCCACAGCAAAAAATGTAGAAGAAAAAGCTGACAATTCTCCTAAAATTAAAACAGCGGTAAAAAAATCGGGTCTTAAAATTGTTAAGAAGAAAAAAACTCCTAAAGAAGAGATCGTTACAGAGGCACCTGCTAAATCAGAAGGTGTTGTTTCTTCATACGGAAAAATAAGTGCAGAAGTATTAGAAGAACTTGCACACAAGAAAAAAGCAAAAGAGAAATCTGTTCCTGCAATGAAAAAAGAGCAAGGTACTAAACTTGATGTAGATATTTTCGGCGGTTCTATGTCTGATGTTTCTTTAGATATGGATGATCAAGTAGAGCTTTTAGACCTTAATGCGACTGAAAGAAAAGAGATGATCGATGATGAGCCTAAAAAGCCGAAGCAACCAAAACCGATCGGAAGAAACGCAAACAAAAAACAAGCGCCTAAGGGAAGAAAAGTTTCTCGTGATAAGCGTAAAAAATATACAAAAGAGAAGCCGGTAGATGAAGTTGTGACTCATGTTGAGATCCCGGAAGATATCCGTGTATACGAGTTTGCAGAAAAACTAAAACGTCCTATGAGTGATATTATCAAAGTTCTTTTTGACCTTGGTATGATGATGACGAAAAACGACTTCTTAGGTGCCGATGAGATTGAAATCTTATCTGAAGAATTTGGTGTTGAAGTAACTGTTACTGATCCTAAAGATGAATTTAACTATGTTGATGAAACAGAAGTTACAGAAGAGGATCCAAATGCTCAAGAACGTCCACCGATTATTACAATCATGGGACACGTTGACCACGGTAAAACTTCATTACTAGATGCAATTAGAGAAGCAAAAGTAACTGAAGATGAAGCTGGTGGAATCACACAGCATATCGGTGCATATACAATTTCTCAACACGGTAAAGAGATTACATTTATCGATACACCGGGACACGCGGCTTTTGGTGCTATGCGTCAACGTGGTACGGATATTACAGATATTATCATTATCGTGGTTGCTGCTGATGACGGTGTTAAACCACAAACTGAAGAAGTAATTAAGATCGCAAAAGATTCGGGTGCTCCAATTATCGTTGCTATGAATAAAATGGATAAAGAAACAGCAAATCCTGATATGGTAAAAGCTCAAATGGCTGAACGTGGAATCAGTCCTGTTGATTGGGGTGGAGATATTGAGTTCGTTCCACTTTCAGCAAAAAGCGGAATGGGTATTGACGATTTATTAGAAAATATCCTTTTAACAGCTGAGATATTAGAGCTTAGAGCAAACCCTAATGCAGATGCAAAAGCTGCTGTGGTTGAGTCTTCACTTGAAAAAGGGCGTGGAGCAGTTGCTACGGTAATTGTACAAAATGGTACGCTTAAGGTTGGAGACAATGTAGTATGCGGTAGCTCTTACGGTCGTGTAAAAGCACTTATGAATGAAAATGGTAAGCAGATTAAAGCTGTTCCACCTTCACATACAGCTGTTGTTGTCGGTTTAAATGAAGTACCGTCAGCTGGTGAAATTATGATGAAAATGAAAAATGACAAAGAAGCAAAAGCATATGCACAAAAACGTTATGAATATGATCGTCATAAAGAGTTAAGTAAATCAACTAAATCAACTTTAGAAGATATGACATCTATGATTGCAGAAGGTCGTCTAAAATCTCTTAAAGTTGTTCTTAAGACAGATGTTCACGGTTCACTTGAAGCTATTAAATCTTCACTTTCAGAACTTAGAAATGAAGAGGTAAAAATAGATGTTATCTCTAGCGGTGTAGGTGGAATTACTGAAAATGACGTTGAACTGGTTGCAGGTAGTGAAAACTGTGTACTTCTTGGATTTAACGTACGTCCAACAGGTTCTGTAAGAGCACTAGCAAAACAAAGAAATGTAGATATTAGAACATACTCAATCATCTATCAATTACTTGATGATATGACAGGTATGCTTACTGGTATGATGGCGCCGAAATTTACTGAAGAAAATACAGGTCAAGCTGAAGTACGTGATGTGTTTAAATCACCTAAAGGTATGGTTGCAGGATGTGTTGTTGAAGACGGTAAACTAATCCGTGGTGGACTTGTGCGTGTTATCCGTAACGGTGTTGTTGCATTCGAAGGTGAACTTGTGAGTCTTAGAAGATTCAAAGATGACGTGGAAGAAGTTGGTAACGGTTACGAGTGTGGTGTTATCATCTCTAACTACGACGATGTACAAGTTGGAGACGTAATTGAAACATTCAAAAAAGTTGAACAAGAGGTAAGTTTATAA
- the plsY gene encoding glycerol-3-phosphate 1-O-acyltransferase PlsY: MDFLFNINVQFYIAAYLIGGIPFGLLLAKVFAGVDIKSAGSKSIGATNVLRVVKETNPSLAKKLGAATLALDALKGIAVLAVGYFAGVSENTMWAIAVLAVIGHCFSPYLGLEGGKGIATGMGVMMFMLPYETLIALAVWFIMAKTVRISSVSSLTGVLAMLVASFFIHPDIAHAPVIMIVFILFYKHIPNIVRLIKGEEKRVI; the protein is encoded by the coding sequence ATGGATTTTTTATTTAATATCAATGTGCAATTTTATATAGCGGCATATCTGATTGGGGGTATCCCTTTTGGTCTGCTTTTAGCAAAAGTTTTTGCAGGCGTAGATATCAAGTCTGCCGGCAGTAAAAGTATCGGTGCTACAAATGTTTTACGTGTCGTAAAAGAGACAAATCCCTCTTTAGCAAAAAAACTGGGTGCGGCAACGCTTGCTCTTGATGCTCTTAAAGGTATTGCTGTTTTAGCAGTAGGCTATTTTGCGGGTGTAAGTGAAAACACTATGTGGGCTATTGCTGTGCTTGCTGTTATCGGACACTGTTTTTCACCTTATCTCGGACTTGAAGGCGGTAAAGGAATTGCAACGGGAATGGGTGTAATGATGTTTATGCTTCCGTATGAAACTCTCATTGCTTTAGCTGTTTGGTTTATTATGGCAAAAACAGTTCGAATCTCTTCGGTGTCTTCACTTACAGGAGTACTTGCTATGCTTGTTGCTAGCTTTTTTATTCATCCGGATATTGCTCATGCTCCTGTTATTATGATCGTGTTTATCCTTTTTTATAAACATATTCCAAATATTGTTCGCCTGATCAAAGGTGAAGAAAAAAGAGTAATCTAA
- the hsrA gene encoding homeostatic response regulator transcription factor HsrA, which translates to MRILIIEDEVTLNKMLAEGLKEFGYQSDVVETLKDGEYYLDIRNYDLVLMDWMLPDGNSVDIIGDIKANTPKTVVVVLSARDDNESEIEALRAGADDYIRKPFDFEVLIARLEARLRFGGSNIIEIEDLTINPEEEKITYKETEIELKGKPFEVLTHLARHRDQIVSKEQLLDAIWEEPELVTPNVIEVAINQIRQKMDKPLNITTIETVRRRGYRFCFPKEVN; encoded by the coding sequence ATGCGTATTCTTATTATTGAAGATGAAGTAACATTAAATAAGATGCTTGCCGAGGGACTAAAAGAGTTTGGTTACCAAAGTGATGTTGTAGAAACTTTAAAAGACGGTGAATACTACCTAGACATCCGTAACTACGATTTAGTTTTAATGGACTGGATGCTTCCAGACGGCAACTCTGTAGATATCATCGGTGATATCAAAGCAAATACTCCAAAAACTGTTGTAGTTGTTTTATCTGCAAGAGATGACAATGAAAGTGAAATTGAAGCGTTACGCGCAGGTGCTGACGATTATATTAGAAAACCTTTTGATTTTGAGGTTTTAATTGCACGTTTAGAAGCAAGACTTCGTTTTGGCGGTAGCAACATTATCGAAATAGAAGATCTAACAATCAATCCTGAAGAGGAAAAAATCACTTATAAAGAAACAGAGATTGAACTAAAAGGAAAACCTTTTGAAGTTCTTACTCACTTAGCACGTCACCGTGATCAAATTGTTTCTAAAGAACAACTGCTTGATGCTATCTGGGAAGAACCAGAACTTGTTACTCCAAATGTAATTGAGGTAGCAATTAATCAAATCCGTCAAAAAATGGATAAACCTTTAAACATCACGACTATTGAAACTGTTCGTCGTCGTGGTTACCGTTTCTGCTTTCCAAAAGAAGTAAACTAA